CCGCACTTCCAACGCACCCACAAGTTGTCCTCATTACCGGGGCGTCCGCGGGCATCGGCAAGGCCACCGCGCTGCACCTGGCGGGGCGTGGGTATGTCGTAATCGGTACCAGCAGGAAGCTGGAGCGGCTGTCAGGGCTGTTCGATGAGGCTGAGGA
This region of Dehalococcoidia bacterium genomic DNA includes:
- a CDS encoding SDR family NAD(P)-dependent oxidoreductase — translated: MNDTPALPTHPQVVLITGASAGIGKATALHLAGRGYVVIGTSRKLERLSGLFDEAE